From the genome of Amycolatopsis sp. NBC_01488, one region includes:
- a CDS encoding DUF3180 domain-containing protein has translation MHFTRPRDLVVAGVLGLVLGYLLFLTAYGSLPQLPTFAGVTFAVLAVIEAGLALSIRSRIKNGRVVAAIGIARSVALAKASSLAGAFMGGAWLAALAYVLPRRDELVAAVLDTRAGVVGVASSAALVAAGLWLEHCCRTPRDQDREHTRGTTG, from the coding sequence ATGCACTTCACCCGGCCCCGTGACCTGGTGGTGGCGGGGGTACTCGGCCTGGTTCTCGGCTACCTGCTCTTCCTGACCGCGTACGGCTCGCTGCCCCAGCTGCCGACGTTCGCCGGCGTCACCTTCGCCGTGCTGGCGGTGATCGAGGCCGGGCTCGCGCTCTCCATCCGCTCGCGGATCAAGAACGGCCGCGTCGTCGCCGCGATCGGGATCGCCCGATCGGTGGCCCTCGCCAAGGCCTCGTCACTCGCCGGCGCGTTCATGGGCGGCGCCTGGCTGGCCGCGCTCGCCTACGTTCTGCCGCGACGTGACGAACTCGTCGCGGCGGTCCTCGACACCCGGGCCGGCGTCGTCGGCGTGGCGTCGTCCGCAGCCCTGGTAGCAGCGGGTTTGTGGCTCGAGCACTGCTGCCGGACCCCCCGTGACCAAGACCGTGAGCACACCCGCGGGACGACCGGTTAG